The Pedobacter frigiditerrae genomic sequence ACCTTGTAGCGCAACTTTGCGACCGTCGTTTTGGCATTGGAGCTGATGGCTTGATGTTTTTAATCAATCACAAGGATTACGATTTTGAGATGGTATATTACAATTCAGATGGCAACGTTGGTAGCATGTGTGGCAACGGAGGCCGATGTATCGTTGCCTTTGCCAAACATCTAGGTGTGATAACAAATGAAACTAATTTTTTGGCAGTTGATGGCCCACATTATGCCAAAATTACAGCAGAAGGCAATTGGGTTGAGCTGCAAATGATTGATGTTGAAAAGATCAATATAGATGGGGATGCTTTTGTCTTAAATACTGGTTCGCCTCACTACGTTACTGAAGTTAAAGATTTAGCATCGCTTGATGTTTTTAACGAAGGCAAAGATATTCGAAATAACAATAACTATAAAACCAACGGCATTAATGTAAACTTTGTAGAGGATAAAGGCGACCATCTGTTTGTGCGCACTTTTGAGCGTGGAGTTGAAGATGAAACTTATGCCTGTGGAACTGGTGTAACCGCTGTTGCCATGGCAATGGCCCAACAAAAACAACCAGGCCACATCGAAACTCCAATTGAAGTTTTAGGAGGTAAACTACAAATCAATTTTGATTATGATGGCGCTAAGTTTACAAACGTATTTTTATGCGGACCAGCAGAAAAGGTTTTTGAGGGTTCATTGTCATTATAAATTTGTCATTCAGAGCGTAGCAGCCTGTCTTCTTCGGGAAAGAATATCAGAGATATAACCACAAAGAAGCGAAGAGCGCAAAGTCTTGAAGCACTGAAAAATCTTATTTATTAGAAAAGCAAAAGCAGTAATCAGATTATTGTCAGTCCCGCTTTCTCTTCAAGTCCTCAACCAATAAAAATTGGTTTCTGGGCTTTTCGTTTAATCGGGTTTATTTAACAAATGCTTGTGCTACTATGAATGGTTTACTTGCATCGCCTAAGTAAAACTCACCTCTTCCCTTTTCCATCTTCCCTTTTCCATCTCCTTTAATTTCCTTCTGCTAAATAAACAGCAATGCCGATTTTTATCTCACCAAAACCATAACTTTTGCCCAAAGCATCACGCACTTCATTAAGCTTAATAGATTTTAGTTTTGTAATTGCATCGGTAATTTCTTCCAATCGTTTAGCAGGCACAAGCTCGGTTGCTTTTACTTCTTGCCTCGCTACAAAATGTGCCAAATGACCTTCGATGGTACCGATAGACATTTTCCGCTCTGCGGCAATT encodes the following:
- the dapF gene encoding diaminopimelate epimerase, with protein sequence MNIKFSKYQGAGNDFILIDHRVNELKNIDNNLVAQLCDRRFGIGADGLMFLINHKDYDFEMVYYNSDGNVGSMCGNGGRCIVAFAKHLGVITNETNFLAVDGPHYAKITAEGNWVELQMIDVEKINIDGDAFVLNTGSPHYVTEVKDLASLDVFNEGKDIRNNNNYKTNGINVNFVEDKGDHLFVRTFERGVEDETYACGTGVTAVAMAMAQQKQPGHIETPIEVLGGKLQINFDYDGAKFTNVFLCGPAEKVFEGSLSL